In Scyliorhinus canicula chromosome 8, sScyCan1.1, whole genome shotgun sequence, one DNA window encodes the following:
- the hand2 gene encoding heart- and neural crest derivatives-expressed protein 2, translated as MSLVGGFSHHPVVHDGYPFAAAAAAAAASRCHEESPYFHGWLISHAEMSPPDYTMAPSYSPDYANGSAGLDHSSYGGVSGSAAAAAGVPGGRPTKRRGTANRKERRRTQSINSAFAELRECIPNVPADTKLSKIKTLRLATSYIAYLMDLLAKDDQNGETEAFKAEIKKLDIKEEKRKRELNEVLKNTVSSSDKKTKGRTGWPQHVWALELKQ; from the exons ATGAGTTTAGTTGGTGGATTCTCTCATCACCCAGTCGTACATGACGGTTATCCTTTCGCCGCCGCGGCCGCCGCGGCCGCCGCCAGCCGCTGTCACGAAGAGAGCCCCTACTTCCACGGCTGGCTCATCAGCCACGCCGAGATGTCTCCCCCCGACTACACAATGGCGCCGTCCTACAGCCCCGACTACGCCAACGGCAGCGCCGGGCTCGACCACTCGTCGTACGGGGGTGTCTCGGGGtcggcggcggcagcggcgggggtGCCCGGAGGCCGGCCGACCAAGCGCAGGGGAACGGCCAACCGCAAGGAGAGGCGCAGGACTCAGAGCATCAACAGCGCCTTCGCCGAGCTCCGCGAGTGCATCCCCAACGTGCCCGCCGACACCAAGCTGTCCAAGATCAAAACCCTGCGCCTGGCCACCAGCTACATCGCCTACCTCATGGACCTCCTGGCCAAAGATGACCAGAATGGGGAGACGGAGGCCTTCAAAGCAGAAATCAAGAAGCTGGATATTAAAGAGGAGAAAAGGAAGCGAGAGCTG AATGAGGTACTGAAAAATACAGTCAGCAGCAGTGACAAGAAAACCAAAGGAAGGACTGGCTGGCCGCAGCACGTCTGGGCTCTGGAGCTCAAACAGTGA